From the genome of Medicago truncatula cultivar Jemalong A17 chromosome 2, MtrunA17r5.0-ANR, whole genome shotgun sequence:
CTACTTTCGAACCTTGGATTCTGTAGCCTCGTGCATATTTGATTCTTCTAAGATCTTCAGAACAGTTTTTTCGATTCTTCCCTTCGTTTCAGCATCTTCCGTATTtgtttcaacaacaaaatacgGACAAGGCTAGAAAATCTAAGGTTCGAAAGTAGAACGAACTCGGCCTCAACCTATCTCAACTTCACTTCAAAGCCTTGGTgaatcaaatcatcaaacaaGGAGGAATCGAGGAAACTGTTCTGAAGATCTCACTAGAATCAAATATGGATGAGGCTACATAATCCAAGGTTCGAAAGTAGGCTTCCAACGAACCCGACCTCAACCTATCTCAGCCTCACTTCAAAGCCTTGGTGAAGCAAATCATCGAAGATTTTCTTCAACAGAAGCAGCAACAAAAACAGCAAGAGGGAGTTTCCCACAACAACTATGCCTATGATGATTGTGGGGGGTCTTGTCATCTGCGAGCTTAGctatttattctaaattattaaGATTAATTGGAAAGAAATCAAATGTATGATATggtatatatgaaaaaaaaaattcaagaaaaccAATCGAGtactttcaaaactcaagacggTTGTGCACCATACCTATTTATGTGcttatcaaaatttcaaaggaCTTAACTGCTTGAAAAATGATGACCATAATTGTTTTTCAATCGGCATTTGTACCCCTCATCTTTATCTATTACATTCTTTGAAGTTTAAAgtacaattattatttcttCCAGAATTACGGCTTCTTTTATGCTAACATAAAAAGTTATACCTAAATAAGTTTACCTACTTCATGAAAACATACATTGATGACCATCAAATCAAAAGTTGACACAAGTTGTGACCCCTAGCCTCCGTAAGATATGACACTATTGACACATGTTTTCTCCCCCAAAAACCCACTTTGGTCCATGTGCAGATTATATAACGAAAAAACAAGATATCCCATAAAGGGAGTTGCAAAATACCTGTAGACCATCGGGCATATTCATAGCAGAAAGCATCATATAAGCGTTTTGACCGCAATTAATATCCAATCTCCAACGATTCTGACCAACCTACACAATACAACAAACATAAGAttactaaaatgaaccaatttcaAATCACTGTTGAAACTATAAAACTTTACCTCAATGACACGCCCTATAACAATGTCACCAGCCTTGGGTTTGTACCTTGAGAGCAAAGAACGCACAAAAACGTACGTACTTGTCAACACACTCCACAACACCGAGGAATCGGAAGATAGAGATTCCAGCTTGTCTAGAGCCTTCTGTAGACGGAGCTTCTGAAATTGACTGAATTGCAACTGATTCCCTCTCATCTCTATTACACTCTCCCGACAAATAGTGAGAGATGGAATCGACGCAAAACCTTGGAGATGGAATCTTAGGGTTTGAAGTTCGGTaagcgagagagagagagagagagcggaGCAATGCGTTGTGAGGAGTGAAAGAAGAAACGAAGGACTGATGAATAAGACTACTTGTCCTTTATACCAGTAAATGCCATGCACGCACGTCACGTGAGCCAaacaaatttcattattttttctttttataattttctaaatattttttcaaatgttttttatttattttatcatcatTTAGTTTAATTATTGTGTAAAATGATTTTACATTGTTATTGTTATCCAATGATAAGTTGTCgtatcaattaataaatatgtgTTTCATATTCATTCTTTATCGTAATAACACCTCGTTAATTTATGTCAAATCAATGTACATTGTATATACTAAATATCACAactcatgttttttttaggatgattattatgtttttaatttttgagtaTTATAACATGCGAAACATTTGATGAATTTATCTATAGAGAGAGCAATCACTATGAGGATAAACGTAGTGATCGTGCTTTTAACTTACATAGATTTTTTTAGGTGAAAATAACTTACACAATTTTACTTATagaataattttctctttttattaaaGAGGACTTCTTTCGTAATAGAAGTGATATCTCGTGTCCTGTGAATTTTGCTTACGGAGTAagaaataatgcataatatatacagaGGCATTTTAGGAGCGCTCTTCACTCTTTTAAATGATATTTCCTTTTATGGTTTTAAATACTTGCATTTTAGAAACTCTTCACTCTTTTTTACCTTCTCCCTGTTTTATCCCATAGGATTTTTAACGAGAAAAAAGTAGTTATTTCTCTTAACTATGTACTTTAGATTTTGCTATAGTCTCCCAGATCACTTTCCTATTTTCtctccttttattttaataaattaatcgGGGTGTTGCAAATGATATGCAATACTTTTTGGATGTCAATATAgttaaaatgtattttatgCCATGTGATGCTTTGGTgcttaacaaaattaaattggagaaacctgacaaaaaaaaataaaaataaattggagaatgagtgatgttttttttacagTAAATGTTAGTAATAAtttaaacactaaaaaaatgaaggaaaaagaaacaTACTTGAATCAAGGGGATGAAAGCGAAGACAAATATACGGAAGACTAGGGGAATGAATTAGTCTATTGAAATCTTCACCATCCATTAAAAATGTGAgaaatttttttagcaaaaaaataattttaatgattgagattaaaaaacatgatggaaagaaaataaatggtgAGCATCTTATAATTTTTAGTTGTCAATGTTAGTTATAAAGTCAAGGAGAAACGTATAAATAGAAATATGAACATGCTATTCATTGTGTCCGCAAAACACTCTaaacaaccaaaaacaaaaacaaacagcAACCTTAACCTTCCCCTTGTTTTTCTCAAGacaagaaaaaaccaaaacaacaatgTCTGTCATCGACATTCTCTTCCGTGTCGACGACATATGCAAAAAATATGACAAATACGACATTGATAAACAACGTGAACTCAACGCCTATGGTGATGATGGATTCGCTCGTCTCTACGCAGCCGTTGATTCCACTATTCAACAAGCTCTCAATGTTCCATTCTACTCcctctttatttttcttcatgtctttattttcttatagcCAAGTTGTTTAATGATGCAAAATTTTAAATCTTTTGGCttgaaaaaatgttaactaATGAAGATAATGATAACCCTTTTGATATTACGAGATAAATTCTCTTCCGGGTGTGTAGGATTCAAAAATGGAAATGTTAGGCCTCGTTTAATTTATGAAcacgttttttattttcattttctaaaatatgtgTTGATTTTAACTGTTAATAAGAAGATATACaactttttgtcaaaaaaagaagaagatataCAACTTTAAAGTGAAAAATTGTGATGGAAAAGAAGATTAAATGCAAGCTAGAGATGATGTGTTTAtagaaataatgaaaacaaatttttgacattttcattGTTTCCGAAAGATGCACACAATTGTTCACATATAAGTGTCTATTATCTTTCTATTGGCaaataaaattaacacaaattttattgaaatttaattgaaatttaattgaaattgtTTCAATGTAGAAATCTGAGGCTGCTTCCAAGGAGACCAACAGGGCAGTTGCTGCGGCTTGGAATGCCGAGGTTCGTAGAGCCAAGGGGAGATTGATGGACGAAGTTCCCAAGCTTACGAAGCTGGTTAATAAGAAGGTATGCATTGTTTTAGGGCTATTATAAGGCCGGTTTTGTAAGAATGAGTTAGACATGATATAAAACCGTGATATTCTATACTATTGCGTTTGAGGGGTGTATTATAATTTCTTGTTAATTTTTGCGCATTAAGTACCAGCCTTCCTTATTACagaatattattgtaaaatactGTTGATACGACATTAATTACGGTTGCAATGTAGTTGCAAACTAGCCGTTGCAGATACGTCAAACGCCATAATTTCATAAGGACCATTTTTCAATCCAttatttgaacaatgttgaGCTTTTTATGTTTGACATAAGAAGGAATGACAGGTTACTCaagttttaatcttttgaaggagatgaatatgttgaaacatggtatcagagtttgtcgaattcaagggccgcctaaacctattcacgcaccaagcccaaagagtgctgggcgtgaggggggtgtattgggaaaaacccaagtcccacatcggatagataaaaCTCTTGAGAAGAGCATAgaaagaggaggcaatcctcaccttacaagccggttttgtaaggatgtgttaggccccaaatttcaacaaaagtCAGATTAACTTGTGTATGATCATAAGCATCAACGATTTATTTTCAAGTTCAAGTTCTTAACCTGCTATGAAAAACAAGTTGCAATCTTTCGATCGTTTGCTCTCACTGTGATTTGGTTGGCTTGTTTTTTGGGAATTAGTTCACAACTGACAATAACAAAAGAAAGGATATAATTGCATTTACAATTCTAATCCTATCAGTAACAGGTTAAAGGCCTGTCAAGTGAAGACATAGCCATTCGAAACGATCTTGTTCTTGCATTGCCAGAGAGAATCCTATCAATACCAGATGGTATTACTTCTGCTGCTAGTCATACTGGAGGAACCTCATCTCATCCGCATATCAAGTTCGATTCACCAGGTGATCACTGTTTGCAGACGCCAAACACATTTTAGAGACATTTGAATTATTAAATAACGGTGCTCTCTTCTTAAATTTCAACCTCAGAGGGACCTCTTGACAGTGACTATTTCAATCAAAGTGAAGAATCCAATCAGTTTCGAAATGAATATGAAATGCGCAAGATCAAACAGGTGAGCAAGATTTCGGCTTTACTTCACTTTGGTGTGTCTGTACTAAAGCAGAAAGAACCCGAGTTTTGTTTTATGGTATTTGCCACTGGCGGGTCTAGCTACATTCATGAATGATTCCAAGTTTTGTTTCTGCAGGATGAAGGGCTTGATATCATATCAGAAGGATTGGATACTTTGAAAAATCTAGCCCTTGATATGAATGAGGTTACGAATCTTGTCTTTCTAGTAATTCCACTTggaaatgtttgattttaagaggataatcattttctctttcttttcgcCTCGACTATGTTCAGGAAATAGAACGTCAAGTTCCTTTAATGGATGAAATGGACgcaaaggtaaaaaaaaaaatcaatcttgCTTTTTCTATATTGGAATAAATAACTTTGCAAAGTAATATTGCAAGTATGTAAGTAAATACATTACAAGGTGCTCTGTGCTTGATCTGATTATACAGGCGGATAAGGCAATGAGTGATTTGAGAAACACTAACTTAAGGCTGAAGAAAACTATCACTGAGGTAACTGACATGATTAATTGCACTCTCCTCTGTGTTAAAATTTGAAAGCTTCT
Proteins encoded in this window:
- the LOC11408896 gene encoding syntaxin-71, with amino-acid sequence MSVIDILFRVDDICKKYDKYDIDKQRELNAYGDDGFARLYAAVDSTIQQALNKSEAASKETNRAVAAAWNAEVRRAKGRLMDEVPKLTKLVNKKVKGLSSEDIAIRNDLVLALPERILSIPDGITSAASHTGGTSSHPHIKFDSPEGPLDSDYFNQSEESNQFRNEYEMRKIKQDEGLDIISEGLDTLKNLALDMNEEIERQVPLMDEMDAKADKAMSDLRNTNLRLKKTITELRSSRNFCIDIILLCVLLGIVMYLYK